In Candidatus Tanganyikabacteria bacterium, the sequence GCCTCCTCCTGGGGATCACCCTCCTCCTCGCGCTTCCCGTCATCCTGACCGCGGTGGCCCTTGGCTGGGGCCAGGTCGGCAAGCCCTTCGAGGGCTTCCTGATGCAGCGGGCGGGTTATCTCGCGCCTTACCAGCGCGCCGAATGGGCCGGAATTCGCGCCGGCCTGCAACCCGAAGACGTCGTGATCGCCGTGGACGGGCGGAAGGTCGTCCGGGCGGAGGACGTGCACCGCCACGTCGCGGGCCTGGGGGCCGGCAAGACCGCCAGCTACCAGGTGGTGCGCGCCGGGAAGACCCACCGCTTCGACGTCCCGGTGGATGTGTACCGGTGGACCGATTTGACCCGGGACTTCGTGGGCCTGGCGATCGTGGGGCTATGCTACCTGGTGGTCGGCGGGGTGGCCGCCTGGCTGCGGCCCGCGGTGCCGGCCGCGCGCGGCGTCTGGTTCATGGGCCTCTCGCTCGGGATCTTCTGCATCAGTTACTTCGACGCCAACTCGACCTATGCGATAGCTCTCTTCTGCGTCACCGCGATCTCGGCCATCGGCGCGGCCTTCATGTACCTGGCGATGATCTTCCCGCAGGAGATCGGCATCGTCAGGCGATTCCCGAAGGTCGCCTGGCTGCCCTTCGCGGCCGGGGCGGGCTTCGCCGCGGCAAACTGGATCGGCTACACGTCGCCCGGGCTGGCGGCGATTCCGGCCGAGCAGTTCCACCAGAACTACGCCATGATCCGGTATGCCACGGTCTGGCTGTTCTTCGGCCTCCTCGCCTACCTCCTCCTGCTGCCGATCCACTACTTCAAGGCCGGCCGCGGAACCTTGCAGAGGCAGCAGGCGGCCATCTGCATCGCGGGCGCCTTCCTCGCCTTCGCTCCGGTCGGCCTGCTCTTCGGCGTTCCCTTCGTGCTGGAGCGGCCGCCGGTCCTGACGCTCGACCTGGCCATCCTCAGCATCATCATGTTCCCGGCGTCGATCGCCTACGCCATCGTCCGCCACCGCCTGTTCGACATCGAGTTCGTCATCCGGCGGAGCGCCCTCTACTCCGCGCTCACCCTGATCCTGGGCACGGTCTACGTGGCGATCTCCACCGCCCTGCAGCACGGCATCGTCGTGGGCGCAGGCATGCGCGGCACCGAGGCGGGCCTCTTCGCGACGGCGATCGTCGTCGCCCTGTTCGTGCCCTTGCGGGATCGGCTGCGCGAGAGCATCGACCGCCGGTTCTTCCGCCAGGCCTACGATTCGCAGCGCATCATCGAGGAGGTGTCCACGTCGCTCATTTCGCTCCTGGAGCTCGAACCCATCACGACCCGGGTCTTGAAGGCCGCCCAGGAGGCGCTCCACGCCTCGGGTGCCACGCTCTACCTCAGGCAGCCGCGCGGCGACGCGTTCCGGCCGGCCGCCTGGGCGGGCGGGCCGCGGCCGGCCGACCTCGCCGCGAGCCACCCCATCGCGATCGAACTCGACCGCGGCGAACTGCTCAGCCGGCTGATCCTGCCGGTCCACAAGCGGCATCGGGTCTCGGACAAGCTGGAGGCCATCCAGGCCGAAGTGGCGGTCCCCCTGGCCGAGCAGGGCCGCACGATCGGCTTCCTCGCGCTCGGCCCCAATTTGAGCGAGAAGCCCTACAACGACACGGATCTCGGCCTCTTGATCACCCTGGCCAACCAGGCGGCCGTGGCGGTGAGCAACGCGCTGCGCCTGGAGCAGCTCGAGCGCGCTCGCGACTCCCTGGCCCGGAGCGAAAAGCTCGCTGCCCTGGGAAAGCTCGCGGCGGGTGTCGCGCACGAGCTGAACACCCCGCTGGGGGTGATCCGCGGCCAGCTCCAGCTAATCGGGAAGAATTTCCCGACCGAGGACTTCCAGCGCATCGACCGGCAACTGGACAAGATGGAGAGGATCGTCAGGGATCTCCTCGATTTCGGCCGCCCCGCTCCGCCGCGCTTCGAGGCGGTCGATGCCCGGCAGGTGGTCGACCGCGTCATCTCGTTGCTGCGCGTCGGCGATTCCAGGCTCAAGCGGATGTACATCCGCAACGACATCGAATCCTCCTGCCCCCGGCTCCGGGCCGATCCATCGCGGCTCGAGCAGATCTTCATGAACCTCATCGTCAACGCCGCCCACGCGACGTCCGAGACCGACGATCCCGAGGTGACGATCTCGGCCGAGGAACGCGACGACATGGTCGTCATCACGGTCGAAGACAACGGCTGCGGCATCGCGCCCGAAGACATTCGCCGCATCTTCGATCCGTTCTTCACGACCCGCGGCGTGGGCGAGGGGACGGGCCTGGGCCTGTCGGTCACCTTTGGCCTGGTCGAGGAGCATGGCGGCTGGATCGAGGCCCAGAGCAGGCGCGGCGAGGGAACGCGCATGCAGGTGGCTCTGCCCGTCGCCGGCCTCGCCGCGACCGCCCGGGCGGGGGACTGAGCGCCCATGCGTGCCGCGGTCCTGCTCGTCGACGACGACGAGGACATGCTGGCCGTCCTGGCGCGCTGGTGCCAGGGCGACGGCTTCGACGTCGAGTGCGCCAAGGATGGCTACGAAGCGCTCTACAAGCTGCGAGGACGCCAGTTCGACCTGGTAGTGACCGATCTGGAGATGCCCGGGTTGCACGGCCTCAAGCTCATCGAAATGCTCAAGACCTACGACGCCGACATCCAGATCGTGGTCCTCACCGGGCAGGGCACATTGCAGGCGGCCGTGGAGGCGCTTCGCGAAGGCAAGGCCTTCGATTTCCTGCGCAAGCCGCTCAAGGATCTGGCCGTCCTCTCGAACTCGCTATCGAGGGCGCTGGAGCGGCGGCGAACCACGGCCCGAAAGAAAAGGCCGGAACCCCGGGACCTGGAAGACCTCCCGGACTTCACGGAGCGCGAGCGCGCCATCGCGAAGCTTCTCGCGGAGGGCATGCACCCCGACGAGATCGCCGACGAGCTGGCCCTCGGCAAGGGAACGGTGCGCAACAGCCTGTCGATCATCTACCAGCGCCTCGACGTCAAGAATCGCGCCGAGGCGGTGGTGGCGCTGCGCATGTACCGCCTGGGTTGAGAAACGGTCAGGACGCCGCTCTTCTGCGACTCGCCAGTTCGATCACCTCGATCTGCGCCCAGTCGCGCGCCAGATCGCGAATCCGGGCGATCCACTCGTATAGCACTCCCGCGGCACTGGCGTACGAGCAACGCAGCGAAGAGTGGGGACGAAAGGTGTTTCTGAACGACTCGAGCGGATTCTCGAGGAGGACCAGCAGAGCCCGATCGTCCAGGATGTCGGCCGCGACACAAGCCACGCCGGGTGCGTCTTCGGTCGGCCGCAGCACGATGCGATGCCCTTCGGCCGGGAGTTCGGCGAGGGCATATCCCAGCAGCGTGACCACTTCGTCGGCATCGGGCGGGAAGCGATCGAGCGGGAAGCAGCCGGCGCGCAGCGCCCGCTCGCGAAAAGCGAGCTTGGGCTGCGCCTGGTCCTGCACGTAGACGAGGATGGGCGTCTGGCCGAATCCCGGTATCTCCTTCAAGGCCGCCGCGAGCTCGAATGAACTCGCATCCGGCAAGGAGTCCGCCGTGACGAGGGCGGCCGGGCGGCCAGCGGCGGCCAGTTCCAGGACGCGCGTGGCCCGATCGAGCATGGCAACCCGGTAGCCCTCGCGCTCCAGCCGATCCGCGACGCTCTCACGGAGCGGCGAGGCCGATATCACCCAAACTTCATCCATCCGCTCGCAACCTCCACGCTATTCGAGAGTAAGGCTGGCGAGCGACCATCCAGAAGTGCCATGTCTCCCGATTTCGCTTGCAAAGTTTCCCGATAGCCGGGAAGAAATTCCCGGCACAGGGATCGGGGGCACG encodes:
- a CDS encoding response regulator transcription factor; the protein is MRAAVLLVDDDEDMLAVLARWCQGDGFDVECAKDGYEALYKLRGRQFDLVVTDLEMPGLHGLKLIEMLKTYDADIQIVVLTGQGTLQAAVEALREGKAFDFLRKPLKDLAVLSNSLSRALERRRTTARKKRPEPRDLEDLPDFTERERAIAKLLAEGMHPDEIADELALGKGTVRNSLSIIYQRLDVKNRAEAVVALRMYRLG
- a CDS encoding GAF domain-containing protein; protein product: MEAVGTHHAPQPGPAGLRRLLLGITLLLALPVILTAVALGWGQVGKPFEGFLMQRAGYLAPYQRAEWAGIRAGLQPEDVVIAVDGRKVVRAEDVHRHVAGLGAGKTASYQVVRAGKTHRFDVPVDVYRWTDLTRDFVGLAIVGLCYLVVGGVAAWLRPAVPAARGVWFMGLSLGIFCISYFDANSTYAIALFCVTAISAIGAAFMYLAMIFPQEIGIVRRFPKVAWLPFAAGAGFAAANWIGYTSPGLAAIPAEQFHQNYAMIRYATVWLFFGLLAYLLLLPIHYFKAGRGTLQRQQAAICIAGAFLAFAPVGLLFGVPFVLERPPVLTLDLAILSIIMFPASIAYAIVRHRLFDIEFVIRRSALYSALTLILGTVYVAISTALQHGIVVGAGMRGTEAGLFATAIVVALFVPLRDRLRESIDRRFFRQAYDSQRIIEEVSTSLISLLELEPITTRVLKAAQEALHASGATLYLRQPRGDAFRPAAWAGGPRPADLAASHPIAIELDRGELLSRLILPVHKRHRVSDKLEAIQAEVAVPLAEQGRTIGFLALGPNLSEKPYNDTDLGLLITLANQAAVAVSNALRLEQLERARDSLARSEKLAALGKLAAGVAHELNTPLGVIRGQLQLIGKNFPTEDFQRIDRQLDKMERIVRDLLDFGRPAPPRFEAVDARQVVDRVISLLRVGDSRLKRMYIRNDIESSCPRLRADPSRLEQIFMNLIVNAAHATSETDDPEVTISAEERDDMVVITVEDNGCGIAPEDIRRIFDPFFTTRGVGEGTGLGLSVTFGLVEEHGGWIEAQSRRGEGTRMQVALPVAGLAATARAGD